In Candidatus Poribacteria bacterium, the DNA window ATGGAATATTTAGCGTACGGGAAAACGGGTTTAGAAATCTCACGGCTCTGCTTCGGTGCGGGACGAATTAAGGATACCTGCGATACCGTTGAAGCCGGTAGCAAATTGATGTTGAAAGCACTTGATGAAGGCGTTACCTTCTGGGATACCGCCGAGGGTTACGGGACGCAACCGCATCTCGGAGAGGCTGTCCGCCAGATTTTTCGGGACGAAGTCGTCATTCAAACGAAGACCGGTGCGAAAGATTATGAAGGTGCCAAGGCGAGCATTACGCGTTCGCTTCAGGAGCTGCAGACGGATTACTTAGATGTTTTATTATTGCATGGCATCTCCACGCCTGAAGATTTGGTGTCCCGTGAGGGGGCATTAGACGCGTTCCGAGAAGCAAAAGCCGCTGGCAAAATCCGAGTCATCGGCTGTTCTACCCATATTCATACAGGTACAGTGATGGATGCCGTAATTGATCACCCTGAAATTGAGGTTATCCTTGCGACAGCGAACAAAGAGGGTCGGATGTTAGAGGGTGGCCCCCTTGACAAGCATCTTGCGTACATCCAACGCGCATACAACATCGGGAAAGGTATCAGTATCATGAAGGTTGTCGTAGCGGGTGATGTTCCAGAGGCAGATATACCGGAATGGATTGAGTGGGGTTTCAATCTCGAAACGGCGCACGCAATTAATCTCGGTATGACAGATTACTCGCATATTACGTTGGATGTTGGACTGGCACGTGCCAGTGCAAGGCGACGTTTGATACAACGCAAGGCTGCATAACTTATCTCTTGTGGGAAAAGTTTGTAACCCTGATGTTTTCATAAAATATGAAACAATTACGCGGTAAACCGCTCAAAGATTTTCTGAAGCAGACAGAACCGCCAAAAAGAGAACTGGTTTTTATCCTACAAGACGTGCAGGACCCGGTTAATGTTGGTTCTGCATTTCGGATAGCGGATGCGTGCCGTGTGAAAGAACTTATCCTAACAGGCATCAGCGCGCAACCGCCGCATCCGCTTGTTCGCAAAGTCGCACGCGGGAAGCATCGACGGGTAAAATGGCGGTATACGGAACAGGCAGCGGACGCGATTGTATCACTCAAAGCAGAGGGTTACACGAGTTGTGCTTTGGAGGTTACAGCGCAATCGATTCGCTATGATGCGGTGGACTATCGAAATAAAATCTGCCTTATCGTCGGACACGAGGACCACGGCGTAACGAAACGAACACTTGCTGTCTGCGATATGATAGTTTTCCTGCCGATGTATGGGGCAGGGGCATCGCTGAACGTTCATGTCTCCTTAGGTATCGCTGCCTACCACATTTTGCACCATCCTTAGATGCGGGTCTACGCGCAACCGTAGGTCTCAACGGTTTCTGTAGGTTGGGTTGAACGGATTGAGAAGACAGATGCGGAGGTTCCAAATACCCGCAAATCCAACATGTTGTTAGATATACTCAAGAATGTAGTGAAACCCAACTTCATACCCTCAAAGTCCCAAGAACTTTAAAACAAAAACGTTGGGTTTCACTTCCTTTCTGTTTGATGTGGCATGTATGGAGAGCACTTCATTTTTCTACGACTTTTCACGGTTTTGATGGAGTCTATTCAACCCAACCTACAATGCTACTCTGAATTCCATAAGGAGATTCTGAATGCCGAAAACGATGCGTGCGATTATGTGTCGCGAACCGTGGGACTATCGTCTTGAAGAGGTCCCGATGCCGGAGGCGGGGCCCGATGAAGTCGTTATTAAGGTGGATGCCTGCGGCGTTTGCGCGAGCGACATCAAATGTTATACAGGTGCACCGCTTTTCTGGGGCGATGAACACCGTCTGCCGTATGTGGAGGCACCTGTTATCGCTGGTCATGAATTCATCGGTGAGGTCGTAGAACTCGGTCCGGGGGCAGCCGAGAAGTATAAACTCGAAATCGGTGACCGCGCTATCGCTGAGCAGATTGTTCCGTGTTGGGAATGTCGGTATTGTCGAACTGGGAAGTATTGGCTCTGCCAGATCCATAATATTTACGGGTTTCAACCGGTTGTCAATGGTGGTATGGCAGACTATATGAAGTTTTCGGCGCGTTCGCTCATCTACAAGGTCCCCTCCGATATTCCAATAGCGAATGCAGCGGTGATTGAACCACTCGCTTGTTCTATTCATGCTGTGCAACGGGGCAACATTGAGTTTGGTGATGTTGTCGTGGTTGCAGGTGCGGGAACGCTCGGTCTCGGTATGATTGGTGCGGCGAAGTTGAAAAATCCGGGTGTGCTTATCGCTATTGATTTGATGCCGAAACGGTTAGAGGTTGCGAAGAAGTTGGGCGCGGATATTGGGATTAACCCGTCGGAAACGGATGCTGTCCAAGAGGTGTTAGATTTGACGGAAGGCTACGGATGTGATGTCTATATTGAGGCGACGGGACATCCAAAGGCGGTTGAACAAGGGCTGCACATGATTCGGAAAGCAGGCACGTTTGTCGAATTTAGTGTCATGCGAGAACCTGTAACGGTAGATTGGACGATCATTGGCGATACGAAAGAGTTGAATATCCACGGTTCGCATTTAGGACCGTATGCATATCCGCTGGCGATTGATTATATCCACCGCGATTTAATTGATGTGAGTCATATTGTGACGCATCAATTGTCGTTGGAGGACTATCTTACAGGATTTGAGATGGTTCAGAAGGGTTCGGATTCGATTAAGGTACAGTTGGTGCCGTGAGGATGATGATAGATGAAAATTACGGAGATTGAAGCGATTCCGTTGCGGGTACCTTACGAAGAGCGGATTCGGAAAAAATATTACCACTTTGCGATGACCGAATTGGTCACCGTCTACAAATTCTATACCGATACGGGTCTCGTCGGTCTCGGAGAAAATCCGGGACCGCCGTTTGATCAGGACGTGTTGGATACCTATCTCGGTACAAACCCATTTGACCACGTCATGGGTGAGGGACGTTTTAACCTTGACATGGCGTGTTACGACCTAATGGGTAAACACCTCGGCTTGCCTGCATGGAAACTGATGGGACAACAGGTTCGACAATGGGTTGCGATGGGTTGGTGGATGCCCTGTATGTCTCCCGAAGATACTGCCGACGAGATTCAGGTTGCCGCTGAACGTGGATATCGCGGTCTGAAGTGTAAGGCACGTGCATTTTACGATGTCATTGAGCAATCGAATGCAATTCAAGAGGTTGCGCCACCGGACTTTCGTGTGGAGTTTGACTTTAATGGTTCGTTGATTAACGTTGAGAAGGCACTGCCTATCTTGCGGGAATTGGAGAAAATTCCGGTTGTTAAGGGTCTTGAGGAACCGATTTTCGCGTATGATGTAGAGGGCTGGCGGCGATTGCATCGGGAGATTCGTATCCCGTTTTATTTGCATGGTGTCGGTGTTATTCGGGAAGGTGCGTCGCGTCAACCCTCTGGTCCTTGGATCGGACTCCGGGCAGGCGATTTTGACGGTGCGCTATGTAGCCACGAGAGCGTGAAAAGTGCCCTGGCATCGGGTTGGGCTTTCGCTGCCGCGAACACACCGATTCTATTGCAGTATGTCGGCACCGGTATCACAGCAGCATTTGCGTGTCATCTGGGGGCGGTGATGCCAACTGCCACACTGCCGGGTGTTACTGCCAGCCATGCTTACGAAGACGACTTAATTATTACGCCACACAAAGTCCAGCGCGGATTTATGCAGGTGCCAGAAGGTCTTGGTTTAGGAGTTGCGTTAGATGAAGATGCTGTGAAACGGTATTCTCAAACGCCTGAACCGCAATGGGAACGACATATTTCTGTTGTCACTTTACCGGGTGGTATAAAGCACTACTACCGAAACCTGCAACAGGCGGAACGCCTCATGAAACAAGGCGTAGATGAATCGTATGCGCCGAGTGTGCGTCTCGACGAGTGGGAAGATGACGGTAGCGAAGCGTTTGATACGCTATTCAAGCGGTTACAGGAGAATGACTGGCCCGTGTGGAACGCATCGGTTTAATGTTGGGTTTCACTACGATACCGATGACCTCAAGGGACATGAAAAGTCGAAAATCAATCCTTTTTTGTGCGTTTTTGGTGATTTCCGTTCAACCCAACCTACGTATTATTTATTTTCTTTGTGAGACAAGGAGAAAAGCAGGATGATGACCCCTGAACAACGGTATCTATTTGATGTTACTGGATACCTCCACCTGAAGAATGTCCTGAGTGCGGAAGAACTGAAAGCGGCACAAGCAGCAGCAAATGAATACATCAATACGCCCACCGAAGAGCTCCCACCCGGATTTGACTCCAGCGAAAAAAACCTCCCCAACGGTTTTGCGTTTGCGAAACCTTTAGAAGCACTCACAATGCACCGATCAACGTGGCCTATCATCAAAGAGCTAACGCGGGATAAACCGCAACTCTTTCGCGGCACGATGATTGCGGATCGGGCGGGTGTGTCGGAGTCGGCAGAAGGACTGCGCTTACATTGCGCACGCGAAGATTTTGGATGGCACT includes these proteins:
- a CDS encoding aldo/keto reductase, encoding MEYLAYGKTGLEISRLCFGAGRIKDTCDTVEAGSKLMLKALDEGVTFWDTAEGYGTQPHLGEAVRQIFRDEVVIQTKTGAKDYEGAKASITRSLQELQTDYLDVLLLHGISTPEDLVSREGALDAFREAKAAGKIRVIGCSTHIHTGTVMDAVIDHPEIEVILATANKEGRMLEGGPLDKHLAYIQRAYNIGKGISIMKVVVAGDVPEADIPEWIEWGFNLETAHAINLGMTDYSHITLDVGLARASARRRLIQRKAA
- a CDS encoding tRNA methyltransferase, whose translation is MKQLRGKPLKDFLKQTEPPKRELVFILQDVQDPVNVGSAFRIADACRVKELILTGISAQPPHPLVRKVARGKHRRVKWRYTEQAADAIVSLKAEGYTSCALEVTAQSIRYDAVDYRNKICLIVGHEDHGVTKRTLAVCDMIVFLPMYGAGASLNVHVSLGIAAYHILHHP
- a CDS encoding alcohol dehydrogenase catalytic domain-containing protein, which translates into the protein MPKTMRAIMCREPWDYRLEEVPMPEAGPDEVVIKVDACGVCASDIKCYTGAPLFWGDEHRLPYVEAPVIAGHEFIGEVVELGPGAAEKYKLEIGDRAIAEQIVPCWECRYCRTGKYWLCQIHNIYGFQPVVNGGMADYMKFSARSLIYKVPSDIPIANAAVIEPLACSIHAVQRGNIEFGDVVVVAGAGTLGLGMIGAAKLKNPGVLIAIDLMPKRLEVAKKLGADIGINPSETDAVQEVLDLTEGYGCDVYIEATGHPKAVEQGLHMIRKAGTFVEFSVMREPVTVDWTIIGDTKELNIHGSHLGPYAYPLAIDYIHRDLIDVSHIVTHQLSLEDYLTGFEMVQKGSDSIKVQLVP
- a CDS encoding mandelate racemase/muconate lactonizing enzyme family protein gives rise to the protein MKITEIEAIPLRVPYEERIRKKYYHFAMTELVTVYKFYTDTGLVGLGENPGPPFDQDVLDTYLGTNPFDHVMGEGRFNLDMACYDLMGKHLGLPAWKLMGQQVRQWVAMGWWMPCMSPEDTADEIQVAAERGYRGLKCKARAFYDVIEQSNAIQEVAPPDFRVEFDFNGSLINVEKALPILRELEKIPVVKGLEEPIFAYDVEGWRRLHREIRIPFYLHGVGVIREGASRQPSGPWIGLRAGDFDGALCSHESVKSALASGWAFAAANTPILLQYVGTGITAAFACHLGAVMPTATLPGVTASHAYEDDLIITPHKVQRGFMQVPEGLGLGVALDEDAVKRYSQTPEPQWERHISVVTLPGGIKHYYRNLQQAERLMKQGVDESYAPSVRLDEWEDDGSEAFDTLFKRLQENDWPVWNASV